One segment of Cottoperca gobio chromosome 24, fCotGob3.1, whole genome shotgun sequence DNA contains the following:
- the akap12b gene encoding A-kinase anchor protein 12b isoform X2: MLGTITLTVSQPDGVAQKEEAPETMDTIQGEVAPQVNGEKVEKESPDANDISTVEEKAAEEKPGDANEVGFKKIFRFVGFKFTLKKEKNEEKEPVKLLTVKDKEEERGEDVSGTDETTKEEEAAPAEEKSTTEENETDTEAASAEAEVIKDKDESTDAPAEGTAAEGTDEAVKEEAAEKEGETTLSPFRKLFSGGLFSNLRKKASIKKTKEEEDKEEETAKMEETPSAVEEKDEVEQETKEDAPATPEEVKSETTPEPEDIVETPAAETTDETKQEEEKVEASAEEEKATVKVTSEAELLSSQEKVKSQGSPLKKLFHGAGLKKLSTKKQKIKKDTETKLTESGEQAAEQLQSSTESTEAPKGDSGPSSPEESGEHVIAVEVTQNESSQETDGEVTSDGEKKKEGIIAWSSFKKLVTPKKRVKRSSESEDEATGEKPAKSATLSSSESAPLPDKSVEEEAKEDQPTEEETKTENTEKLVSSTEEPKKKMDTSVSWEALMCMGGPKKRTRKTSDSDDEETKVEEESSAATAVAVEGEEEVKTEAAIVTSQNSENEGEVVSSPEPLSPVPERESTWDTLKRMVMPKNKAKVEEKPEETAEQVQSDSEAPKDESSFSLRKLFPGRRKKKAEKQASIEQGEEDSETPAVVPLSEYEDQVEAEQEAPAKPSDVQIIVTAEERSPSWIPAAVEDGDDKHDQLSDIPEEAENAATPKSIDTDIAEDEDKDNQSPKPHGRITRRLSTAEVKPFAPAPSAETTPVPQESQPESAVEVMEGIEAQISEIPPQTDVIIEDVPIEVASEKSEYEAPAENVVSKKITILEPHTCDEAMAICTGLGTKEIAKVALEKPAMPLTECVPVIHDSVSTEVSVEEKPTSTEEAIVTEDAVLMAQVHQIEVTELEPAVESLQSELSDMQSASMRLETGLDEVGIVSIQESEIIRPASMSENSPKTVIVDPLTSTSEKAVCTQIAEVTELTIETKEVEVDVEQLAATEKNTVKDVQYVPEEIASTICESTKTTITEETEPAILIVVPSEEIVIAESVVLVAPVSVALSESVDEKVEEIKEDVQQTSEIEAQSMVIAQAVIQDAMDKVSEDKPESKEPTTPTPVQAIATTEKEIEIPTETPVISDTPVAVVCQKMASKSPKLLHVGLEVIDTTLIEVTESLDASVEEKKTEEGLKKDVEVKASEETVVVEEVVEIKAESQTVEELEQVKEEQSKEDTEVQEPVVKEAAEEVEPQSEEDKSEAPSEQNKEKVLEVHMPVQVVLQTAQVFEEPSVEEEAAVEFDSNGPVAKDTGVKAKKFATENKLSALSEEPQVTASAEVSTPSQDAEAEAPETSSAKCAEVMAQVIEVIEEAVKEIEPVSTEITAAS, encoded by the exons ATGCTTGGAACAATAACTCTAACAG TCAGCCAGCCGGATGGTGTGGCTCAGAAGGAGGAGGCGCCTGAGACTATGGACACCATCCAGGGTGAAGTGGCTCCTCAAGTGAACGGCGAGAAGGTGGAGAAAGAGTCTCCTGATGCCAATGACATCTCCACTGTTGAGGAGAAAGCAGCAGAGGAAAAACCTGGTGATGCCAATGAAGTGGGTTTCAAGAAGATCTTCCGCTTTGTGGGCTTTAAGTTCACattgaagaaggaaaaaaatgaGGAGAAAGAACCTGTGAAGCTACTGACAGTCAAagataaagaagaagagagaggagaggacgttAGTGGGACTGATGAAACTACAAAGGAGGAAGAGGCTGCCCCTGCTGAGGAGAAGAGCACAACTGAAGAAAATGAGACCGATACAGAGGCAGCTAGTGCTGAGGCTGAAGTCATTAAAGACAAAGATGAATCCACTGATGCCCCAGCTGAGGGGACTGCTGCTGAAGGTACTGATGAAGCAGTCAAGGAGGAAGCAGctgagaaggaaggagagaccACCCTGTCCCCCTTTAGGAAGCTCTTCAGTGGAGGTCTCTTCTCTAACCTGAGGAAGAAAGCCAGCATCaagaagacaaaagaggaggaagacaaggaggaggagacagcTAAGATGGAAGAAACTCCTTCTGCTGTGGAAGAAAAGGATGAGGTTGAGCAAGAAACTAAGGAGGATGCACCAGCAACTCCAGAGGAAGTGAAATCAGAGACGACACCAGAGCCAGAGGACATTGTTGAAACTCCTGCTGCTGAAACTACTGATGAGaccaaacaggaagaggaaaaggtTGAAGCAAGTGCAGAAGAGGAGAAGGCTACAGTAAAGGTGACTTCTGAGGCTGAGCTGCTATCATCACAGGAGAAGGTGAAGTCCCAGGGAAGCCCCCTGAAGAAGCTTTTCCATGGGGCTGGCTTGAAGAAGCTCTCAACTAAGAAACAGAAGATCAAGAAGGACACTGAGACAAAGCTCACTGAGTCTGGGGAGCAGGCGGCTGAGCAGCTTCAATCCTCTACTGAGTCAACAGAAGCTCCAAAAGGTGACAGTGGGCCCTCATCTCCTGAGGAGTCAGGAGAGCATGTTATTGCTGTGGAGGTGACCCAGAATGAGTCTAGCCAAGAGACTGATGGTGAAGTTACTTctgatggagagaagaaaaaagagggcATCATTGCTTGGTCCTCCTTCAAGAAACTAGTAACACCCAAGAAACGTGTAAAAAGGTCATCTGAGAGCGAAGATGAAGCCACAGGTGAGAAACCAGCAAAGTCAGCCACCCTGTCCTCTTCTGAGAGTGCTCCGTTACCAGACAAGAGTGTTGAGGAGGAGGCTAAGGAGGATCAGCCAACTGAGGAAGAgacaaagactgaaaacacagagaaactggTCAGCAGCACCGAAGAGCCCAAAAAGAAAATGGACACCTCTGTCTCCTGGGAGGCTTTAATGTGTATGGGTGGACCCAAAAAGAGGACCAGGAAGACCTCTGATTCTGACGATGAGGAGACCAAGGTTGAAGAGGAATCTTCAGCAGCAACAGCTGTAGCGgtagaaggggaggaggaggtcaAAACTGAGGCTGCCATTGTCACTTCCCAAAACTCAGAGAATGAGGGAGAAGTTGTTTCCTCCCCTGAACCTTTGAGCCCTGTCCCTGAGAGAGAGTCCACCTGGGACACACTGAAACGTATGGTTATGCCAAAGAATAAGGCCAAAGTTGAGGAAAAGCCTGAAGAGACTGCAGAACAAGTTCAGTCAGACAGTGAAGCACCAAAAGATGAGTCTTCATTCTCATTGAGGAAGCTCTTCCCTGGACGCAGAAAGAAGAAGGCTGAAAAACAAGCCTCTATTGAACAGGGTGAGGAGGACTCTGAAACCCCAGCTGTGGTTCCTCTCTCAGAGTATGAAGACCAAGTTGAAGCTGAACAGGAAGCACCAGCAAAACCTTCTGATGTCCAGATTATAGTAACCGCTGAAGAGAGATCCCCTTCATGGATCCCAGCTGCTGTCGAAGACGGTGATGACAAACATGATCAGCTGAGTGACATTCCAGAGGAGGCTGAGAATGCTGCCACGCCAAAGTCTATTGACACTGACATTGCAGAGGATGAGGATAAGGATAATCAGTCCCCCAAACCTCACGGACGCATAACCCGCAGACTTTCCACAGCTGAGGTGAAGCCTTTTGCTCCAGCTCCATCTGCAGAAACCACTCCTGTTCCTCAGGAATCCCAGCCAGAGAGCGCAGTTGAGGTGATGGAAGGCATAGAGGCCCAAATTAGTGAAATTCCACCCCAGACAGATGTGATTATTGAAGATGTACCAATAGAGGTAGCTTCTGAGAAATCAGAGTATGAAGCACCAGCTGAGAATGTAGTGTCCAAGAAAATTACAATCCTCGAGCCACACACTTGTGATGAGGCCATGGCTATCTGCACTGGCCTAGGAACCAAGGAGATTGCCAAAGTAGCTCTGGAGAAACCAGCAATGCCCCTTACAGAGTGTGTACCCGTAATCCATGATAGTGTAAGCACAGAGGTGTCAGTGGAAGAGAAGCCAACAAGTACAGAGGAAGCCATTGTTACAGAAGATGCCGTGCTCATGGCCCAAGTGCACCAAATAGAGGTCACCGAGCTTGAGCCTGCTGTTGAAAGTTTACAGAGTGAATTGTCAGACATGCAATCAGCCAGTATGAGGCTTGAAACTGGGCTTGATGAGGTTGGAATTGTCAGCATTCAGGAGTCTGAAATCATTCGGCCTGCCTCAATGAGCGAGAACTCTCCTAAAACTGTTATAGTGGATCCCCTTACATCAACCTCAGAAAAAGCTGTTTGCACCCAGATCGCAGAAGTCACTGAGCTGACAATAGAAACCAAGGAAGTGGAAGTGGATGTGGAGCAGCTTGCTGCCACTGaaaaaaatactgtaaaagATGTTCAGTATGTCCCTGAGGAGATAGCCTCCACCATATGTGAAAGCACAAAGACCACCATCACAGAGGAGACCGAGCCAGCCATCCTTATAGTTGTACCAAGTGAGGAGATTGTTATTGCCGAATCAGTGGTGCTTGTGGCCCCGGTCAGTGTGGCATTATCCGAGTCAGTTGACGAGAAAGTGGAGGAAATCAAGGAAGATGTCCAGCAGACCAGTGAAATTGAGGCTCAGAGTATGGTCATTGCTCAGGCTGTCATTCAGGATGCCATGGATAAAGTTTCAGAAGACAAGCCTGAATCCAAAGAGCCCACTACCCCAACACCAGTGCAGGCTATAGCAACAACAGAGAAGGAGATTGAGATCCCAACAGAGACCCCTGTTATCTCTGACACTCCTGTTGCTGTTGTCTGCCAAAAAATGGCATCAAAGTCACCTAAACTGCTCCATGTTGGCTTGGAGGTCATTGACACAACCCTTATAGAGGTTACAGAGAGTCTTGACGCCTCTgtagaggaaaagaaaacagaagaaggtTTGAAGAAAGATGTGGAGGTAAAAGCAAGTGAAGAAACCGTCGTAGTAGAAGAAGTGGTGGAGATAAaggcagagagtcagacagtgGAGGAGCTTGAACAGGTCAAGGAGGAACAGAGCAAAGAAGACACAGAGGTTCAGGAACCAGTGGTCAAAGAAGCAGCTGAAGAAGTGGAACCACAATCAGAGGAAGATAAGTCAGAGGCCCCTTCAGAGCAGAACAAAGAGAAAGTGCTTGAGGTTCACATGCCAGTCCAAGTTGTCCTGCAAACAGCGCAGGTGTTTGAGGAACCGTCAGTGGAAGAAGAGGCCGCGGTAGAGTTTGATAGTAACGGTCCTGTTGCTAAAGACACCGGCGTAAAAGCTAAGAAGTTCGCAACTGAAAACAAACTCTCTGCGCTGTCAGAAGAACCCCAAGTGACAGCTTCAGCAGAGGTTTCCACTCCCAGCCAAGACGCAGAGGCAGAGGCACCAGAAACATCATCGGCAAAGTGTGCGGAGGTGATGGCGCAGGTGATCGAGGTGATCGAGGAGGCTGTGAAGGAGATCGAGCCTGTGTCCACAGAGATCACAGCAGCATCATGA
- the akap12b gene encoding A-kinase anchor protein 12b isoform X1 gives MGADSSVQRDGKSQEDASAAASASDGELSAGVNALQEGSSVIDCKPLVKNGHISSMTSLNGHSEDNTLAEVSQPDGVAQKEEAPETMDTIQGEVAPQVNGEKVEKESPDANDISTVEEKAAEEKPGDANEVGFKKIFRFVGFKFTLKKEKNEEKEPVKLLTVKDKEEERGEDVSGTDETTKEEEAAPAEEKSTTEENETDTEAASAEAEVIKDKDESTDAPAEGTAAEGTDEAVKEEAAEKEGETTLSPFRKLFSGGLFSNLRKKASIKKTKEEEDKEEETAKMEETPSAVEEKDEVEQETKEDAPATPEEVKSETTPEPEDIVETPAAETTDETKQEEEKVEASAEEEKATVKVTSEAELLSSQEKVKSQGSPLKKLFHGAGLKKLSTKKQKIKKDTETKLTESGEQAAEQLQSSTESTEAPKGDSGPSSPEESGEHVIAVEVTQNESSQETDGEVTSDGEKKKEGIIAWSSFKKLVTPKKRVKRSSESEDEATGEKPAKSATLSSSESAPLPDKSVEEEAKEDQPTEEETKTENTEKLVSSTEEPKKKMDTSVSWEALMCMGGPKKRTRKTSDSDDEETKVEEESSAATAVAVEGEEEVKTEAAIVTSQNSENEGEVVSSPEPLSPVPERESTWDTLKRMVMPKNKAKVEEKPEETAEQVQSDSEAPKDESSFSLRKLFPGRRKKKAEKQASIEQGEEDSETPAVVPLSEYEDQVEAEQEAPAKPSDVQIIVTAEERSPSWIPAAVEDGDDKHDQLSDIPEEAENAATPKSIDTDIAEDEDKDNQSPKPHGRITRRLSTAEVKPFAPAPSAETTPVPQESQPESAVEVMEGIEAQISEIPPQTDVIIEDVPIEVASEKSEYEAPAENVVSKKITILEPHTCDEAMAICTGLGTKEIAKVALEKPAMPLTECVPVIHDSVSTEVSVEEKPTSTEEAIVTEDAVLMAQVHQIEVTELEPAVESLQSELSDMQSASMRLETGLDEVGIVSIQESEIIRPASMSENSPKTVIVDPLTSTSEKAVCTQIAEVTELTIETKEVEVDVEQLAATEKNTVKDVQYVPEEIASTICESTKTTITEETEPAILIVVPSEEIVIAESVVLVAPVSVALSESVDEKVEEIKEDVQQTSEIEAQSMVIAQAVIQDAMDKVSEDKPESKEPTTPTPVQAIATTEKEIEIPTETPVISDTPVAVVCQKMASKSPKLLHVGLEVIDTTLIEVTESLDASVEEKKTEEGLKKDVEVKASEETVVVEEVVEIKAESQTVEELEQVKEEQSKEDTEVQEPVVKEAAEEVEPQSEEDKSEAPSEQNKEKVLEVHMPVQVVLQTAQVFEEPSVEEEAAVEFDSNGPVAKDTGVKAKKFATENKLSALSEEPQVTASAEVSTPSQDAEAEAPETSSAKCAEVMAQVIEVIEEAVKEIEPVSTEITAAS, from the coding sequence TCAGCCAGCCGGATGGTGTGGCTCAGAAGGAGGAGGCGCCTGAGACTATGGACACCATCCAGGGTGAAGTGGCTCCTCAAGTGAACGGCGAGAAGGTGGAGAAAGAGTCTCCTGATGCCAATGACATCTCCACTGTTGAGGAGAAAGCAGCAGAGGAAAAACCTGGTGATGCCAATGAAGTGGGTTTCAAGAAGATCTTCCGCTTTGTGGGCTTTAAGTTCACattgaagaaggaaaaaaatgaGGAGAAAGAACCTGTGAAGCTACTGACAGTCAAagataaagaagaagagagaggagaggacgttAGTGGGACTGATGAAACTACAAAGGAGGAAGAGGCTGCCCCTGCTGAGGAGAAGAGCACAACTGAAGAAAATGAGACCGATACAGAGGCAGCTAGTGCTGAGGCTGAAGTCATTAAAGACAAAGATGAATCCACTGATGCCCCAGCTGAGGGGACTGCTGCTGAAGGTACTGATGAAGCAGTCAAGGAGGAAGCAGctgagaaggaaggagagaccACCCTGTCCCCCTTTAGGAAGCTCTTCAGTGGAGGTCTCTTCTCTAACCTGAGGAAGAAAGCCAGCATCaagaagacaaaagaggaggaagacaaggaggaggagacagcTAAGATGGAAGAAACTCCTTCTGCTGTGGAAGAAAAGGATGAGGTTGAGCAAGAAACTAAGGAGGATGCACCAGCAACTCCAGAGGAAGTGAAATCAGAGACGACACCAGAGCCAGAGGACATTGTTGAAACTCCTGCTGCTGAAACTACTGATGAGaccaaacaggaagaggaaaaggtTGAAGCAAGTGCAGAAGAGGAGAAGGCTACAGTAAAGGTGACTTCTGAGGCTGAGCTGCTATCATCACAGGAGAAGGTGAAGTCCCAGGGAAGCCCCCTGAAGAAGCTTTTCCATGGGGCTGGCTTGAAGAAGCTCTCAACTAAGAAACAGAAGATCAAGAAGGACACTGAGACAAAGCTCACTGAGTCTGGGGAGCAGGCGGCTGAGCAGCTTCAATCCTCTACTGAGTCAACAGAAGCTCCAAAAGGTGACAGTGGGCCCTCATCTCCTGAGGAGTCAGGAGAGCATGTTATTGCTGTGGAGGTGACCCAGAATGAGTCTAGCCAAGAGACTGATGGTGAAGTTACTTctgatggagagaagaaaaaagagggcATCATTGCTTGGTCCTCCTTCAAGAAACTAGTAACACCCAAGAAACGTGTAAAAAGGTCATCTGAGAGCGAAGATGAAGCCACAGGTGAGAAACCAGCAAAGTCAGCCACCCTGTCCTCTTCTGAGAGTGCTCCGTTACCAGACAAGAGTGTTGAGGAGGAGGCTAAGGAGGATCAGCCAACTGAGGAAGAgacaaagactgaaaacacagagaaactggTCAGCAGCACCGAAGAGCCCAAAAAGAAAATGGACACCTCTGTCTCCTGGGAGGCTTTAATGTGTATGGGTGGACCCAAAAAGAGGACCAGGAAGACCTCTGATTCTGACGATGAGGAGACCAAGGTTGAAGAGGAATCTTCAGCAGCAACAGCTGTAGCGgtagaaggggaggaggaggtcaAAACTGAGGCTGCCATTGTCACTTCCCAAAACTCAGAGAATGAGGGAGAAGTTGTTTCCTCCCCTGAACCTTTGAGCCCTGTCCCTGAGAGAGAGTCCACCTGGGACACACTGAAACGTATGGTTATGCCAAAGAATAAGGCCAAAGTTGAGGAAAAGCCTGAAGAGACTGCAGAACAAGTTCAGTCAGACAGTGAAGCACCAAAAGATGAGTCTTCATTCTCATTGAGGAAGCTCTTCCCTGGACGCAGAAAGAAGAAGGCTGAAAAACAAGCCTCTATTGAACAGGGTGAGGAGGACTCTGAAACCCCAGCTGTGGTTCCTCTCTCAGAGTATGAAGACCAAGTTGAAGCTGAACAGGAAGCACCAGCAAAACCTTCTGATGTCCAGATTATAGTAACCGCTGAAGAGAGATCCCCTTCATGGATCCCAGCTGCTGTCGAAGACGGTGATGACAAACATGATCAGCTGAGTGACATTCCAGAGGAGGCTGAGAATGCTGCCACGCCAAAGTCTATTGACACTGACATTGCAGAGGATGAGGATAAGGATAATCAGTCCCCCAAACCTCACGGACGCATAACCCGCAGACTTTCCACAGCTGAGGTGAAGCCTTTTGCTCCAGCTCCATCTGCAGAAACCACTCCTGTTCCTCAGGAATCCCAGCCAGAGAGCGCAGTTGAGGTGATGGAAGGCATAGAGGCCCAAATTAGTGAAATTCCACCCCAGACAGATGTGATTATTGAAGATGTACCAATAGAGGTAGCTTCTGAGAAATCAGAGTATGAAGCACCAGCTGAGAATGTAGTGTCCAAGAAAATTACAATCCTCGAGCCACACACTTGTGATGAGGCCATGGCTATCTGCACTGGCCTAGGAACCAAGGAGATTGCCAAAGTAGCTCTGGAGAAACCAGCAATGCCCCTTACAGAGTGTGTACCCGTAATCCATGATAGTGTAAGCACAGAGGTGTCAGTGGAAGAGAAGCCAACAAGTACAGAGGAAGCCATTGTTACAGAAGATGCCGTGCTCATGGCCCAAGTGCACCAAATAGAGGTCACCGAGCTTGAGCCTGCTGTTGAAAGTTTACAGAGTGAATTGTCAGACATGCAATCAGCCAGTATGAGGCTTGAAACTGGGCTTGATGAGGTTGGAATTGTCAGCATTCAGGAGTCTGAAATCATTCGGCCTGCCTCAATGAGCGAGAACTCTCCTAAAACTGTTATAGTGGATCCCCTTACATCAACCTCAGAAAAAGCTGTTTGCACCCAGATCGCAGAAGTCACTGAGCTGACAATAGAAACCAAGGAAGTGGAAGTGGATGTGGAGCAGCTTGCTGCCACTGaaaaaaatactgtaaaagATGTTCAGTATGTCCCTGAGGAGATAGCCTCCACCATATGTGAAAGCACAAAGACCACCATCACAGAGGAGACCGAGCCAGCCATCCTTATAGTTGTACCAAGTGAGGAGATTGTTATTGCCGAATCAGTGGTGCTTGTGGCCCCGGTCAGTGTGGCATTATCCGAGTCAGTTGACGAGAAAGTGGAGGAAATCAAGGAAGATGTCCAGCAGACCAGTGAAATTGAGGCTCAGAGTATGGTCATTGCTCAGGCTGTCATTCAGGATGCCATGGATAAAGTTTCAGAAGACAAGCCTGAATCCAAAGAGCCCACTACCCCAACACCAGTGCAGGCTATAGCAACAACAGAGAAGGAGATTGAGATCCCAACAGAGACCCCTGTTATCTCTGACACTCCTGTTGCTGTTGTCTGCCAAAAAATGGCATCAAAGTCACCTAAACTGCTCCATGTTGGCTTGGAGGTCATTGACACAACCCTTATAGAGGTTACAGAGAGTCTTGACGCCTCTgtagaggaaaagaaaacagaagaaggtTTGAAGAAAGATGTGGAGGTAAAAGCAAGTGAAGAAACCGTCGTAGTAGAAGAAGTGGTGGAGATAAaggcagagagtcagacagtgGAGGAGCTTGAACAGGTCAAGGAGGAACAGAGCAAAGAAGACACAGAGGTTCAGGAACCAGTGGTCAAAGAAGCAGCTGAAGAAGTGGAACCACAATCAGAGGAAGATAAGTCAGAGGCCCCTTCAGAGCAGAACAAAGAGAAAGTGCTTGAGGTTCACATGCCAGTCCAAGTTGTCCTGCAAACAGCGCAGGTGTTTGAGGAACCGTCAGTGGAAGAAGAGGCCGCGGTAGAGTTTGATAGTAACGGTCCTGTTGCTAAAGACACCGGCGTAAAAGCTAAGAAGTTCGCAACTGAAAACAAACTCTCTGCGCTGTCAGAAGAACCCCAAGTGACAGCTTCAGCAGAGGTTTCCACTCCCAGCCAAGACGCAGAGGCAGAGGCACCAGAAACATCATCGGCAAAGTGTGCGGAGGTGATGGCGCAGGTGATCGAGGTGATCGAGGAGGCTGTGAAGGAGATCGAGCCTGTGTCCACAGAGATCACAGCAGCATCATGA